A genomic segment from Propionibacteriaceae bacterium ZF39 encodes:
- the ffh gene encoding signal recognition particle protein — protein sequence MFDTLQGRLAATFKNLRGKAKLSDADIDATAREIRIALLEADVNLSVVKEFIAAVKERATGSEVSEALNPSQQIIKIVNEELIRILGGDTRTIRFAKKPPTVIMLAGLQGAGKTTLAGKLAHWLKSEGHSPLLVAADLQRPNAVTQLQVVAQRAGVHGFAPEPGNGVGDPIQVARASMGEAERRLYDVVIVDTAGRLGVDETLMKQAADIKAAVNPDEVLFVVDAMIGQDAVNTAQAFATGVGFDGVVLTKLDGDARGGAALSIARVIGKPIMFASSGEGLKDFDVFHPERMASRILGMGDMLTLIEQAEKTFDEEQSRRAAAKISSKGGTEFGLGDFLEQMKAVRRMGPLSKIFGMLPGMGDLKDQIANIDEKEVDRIEAIILSMTPAERDDPRILNGSRRARIAKGSGRSVSDVNQLVDRFFEARKMMSQLANGQMPAGMPGMPGMPGMGGGVSKRAKAQARKQAKNKRGVSGNPAKRNAPVQDPEPTPVDPAAAFGGHGFDPNQFKGAGGGGDFELPPELQKMFKNQK from the coding sequence TTGTTCGACACACTGCAAGGTCGGCTTGCCGCCACGTTCAAGAATCTGCGTGGCAAGGCCAAGCTGAGCGACGCCGATATCGACGCGACCGCTCGCGAGATCCGCATCGCCCTGCTCGAGGCGGACGTGAACCTGAGCGTGGTGAAGGAGTTCATCGCCGCGGTCAAGGAGCGCGCCACTGGCTCCGAGGTGTCCGAGGCGCTCAACCCGAGTCAGCAGATCATCAAGATCGTCAACGAGGAGCTCATCCGCATCCTCGGTGGTGATACCCGGACCATCCGGTTCGCCAAGAAACCACCGACGGTCATTATGCTCGCGGGCCTCCAGGGCGCGGGCAAGACGACTCTGGCCGGCAAGCTGGCCCACTGGCTGAAGTCCGAGGGCCACAGCCCACTGCTCGTCGCCGCCGACCTCCAGCGGCCCAATGCCGTGACCCAGCTCCAGGTCGTGGCCCAGCGGGCCGGCGTACATGGCTTCGCACCCGAGCCCGGCAACGGCGTCGGGGACCCGATCCAGGTCGCGCGCGCGTCCATGGGCGAGGCCGAGCGGCGACTCTATGACGTCGTGATCGTCGATACGGCCGGTCGCCTCGGTGTCGATGAGACCCTGATGAAGCAGGCCGCCGACATCAAGGCCGCGGTCAATCCCGACGAGGTGCTCTTCGTCGTCGACGCGATGATCGGCCAGGACGCGGTCAACACCGCCCAGGCCTTCGCGACCGGCGTCGGGTTCGACGGCGTCGTGCTGACCAAGCTCGATGGCGATGCCCGCGGTGGTGCGGCGCTGTCGATCGCGCGGGTGATCGGCAAGCCGATCATGTTCGCCTCCTCGGGCGAGGGCCTCAAGGACTTCGACGTCTTCCACCCGGAGCGCATGGCGTCCCGCATCCTCGGCATGGGCGACATGCTCACCCTGATCGAGCAGGCCGAGAAGACCTTCGACGAGGAGCAGTCGCGGCGTGCCGCGGCCAAGATCTCCTCGAAGGGCGGCACCGAGTTCGGTCTCGGTGACTTCCTGGAGCAGATGAAGGCCGTCCGCCGGATGGGCCCGCTGTCGAAGATCTTCGGCATGCTGCCCGGCATGGGCGATCTGAAGGACCAGATCGCCAACATCGATGAGAAGGAAGTCGACCGGATCGAGGCGATCATCCTGTCGATGACGCCCGCCGAACGCGACGATCCCAGGATCCTCAACGGCTCGCGGCGGGCCCGCATCGCCAAGGGCTCCGGTCGGTCGGTGTCCGACGTCAACCAGCTCGTGGACCGGTTCTTCGAGGCACGCAAGATGATGTCGCAGTTGGCCAACGGCCAGATGCCGGCGGGCATGCCCGGGATGCCGGGGATGCCCGGCATGGGCGGTGGCGTCAGCAAGCGGGCCAAGGCCCAGGCGCGCAAGCAGGCGAAGAACAAGCGCGGCGTGTCCGGCAACCCGGCCAAGCGCAATGCGCCGGTGCAGGATCCGGAGCCGACGCCCGTCGATCCCGCGGCCGCCTTCGGTGGGCACGGCTTCGACCCGAACCAGTTCAAGGGCGCGGGCGGCGGTGGCGATTTCGAGTTGCCTCCCGAGCTGCAGAAGATGTTCAAGAACCAGAAGTGA
- the ftsY gene encoding signal recognition particle-docking protein FtsY — protein sequence MDPVLLSIVIGALVALLVIGIGVGVGVSRRRALERTPQRPEVGPGEASGTSTDTLERPEGGVAVEERLDKPEAPRTRLRRLRERLAGQNNLLARGLLNLLSGGTVTEETWDAFEETLITSDLGVAPTMELTEKLRTRFKVEGVNQPEDARRILREELVALVDPTMDRSLNTARQGENPAVVMVVGVNGAGKTTTVGKLARVLVAEDRDVLLGAADTFRAAAADQLETWGSRVGVATVRGAEGADPASVAFEAVRAGVEQEVDCVIVDTAGRLHTKTGLMDELGKVKRVIEKKAPVTEVLLVIDATTGQNGLTQARIFREVVDVTGIVLTKLDGSAKGGIIVQVQRELGVPVKLVGLGEGADDLAPFEAEGFVDALLG from the coding sequence GTGGATCCGGTCTTGTTGAGCATTGTCATCGGCGCCCTCGTCGCCCTCCTGGTCATTGGTATCGGTGTCGGCGTCGGGGTGTCCCGTCGCCGGGCGTTGGAGCGTACGCCGCAGCGCCCGGAGGTCGGCCCGGGTGAGGCTTCCGGAACGAGCACGGACACTCTGGAGCGACCCGAGGGTGGGGTCGCGGTCGAGGAGCGGCTCGACAAGCCCGAGGCCCCGCGGACGCGCCTGCGGCGCCTGCGTGAACGGCTCGCCGGCCAGAACAACCTGCTCGCGCGCGGGCTCCTCAACCTTCTGTCGGGTGGCACGGTCACCGAAGAGACGTGGGATGCGTTCGAGGAGACGCTGATCACCTCCGATCTCGGTGTCGCCCCGACCATGGAACTCACCGAGAAGCTGCGGACCCGCTTCAAGGTCGAGGGTGTGAACCAGCCGGAGGATGCCCGCCGCATTCTCCGCGAGGAACTCGTGGCCCTCGTCGATCCGACGATGGATCGCAGCCTCAACACCGCCCGCCAGGGCGAGAACCCGGCTGTCGTCATGGTCGTCGGCGTCAACGGGGCCGGCAAGACCACCACGGTCGGCAAGCTGGCGCGCGTACTCGTGGCTGAGGACCGTGATGTGTTGCTCGGCGCGGCCGATACCTTCCGGGCGGCGGCGGCAGATCAGCTCGAGACCTGGGGCAGCCGCGTCGGCGTCGCGACGGTGCGGGGAGCGGAAGGGGCCGACCCGGCCTCGGTCGCGTTCGAGGCCGTCAGGGCCGGGGTCGAGCAGGAGGTCGACTGCGTCATCGTCGACACCGCCGGCCGCCTCCACACCAAGACCGGCCTCATGGACGAGCTGGGCAAGGTCAAGCGCGTCATCGAGAAGAAGGCCCCGGTCACCGAGGTGCTGCTCGTGATCGATGCGACCACGGGCCAGAACGGCCTCACCCAGGCGCGCATCTTCCGCGAGGTCGTCGATGTCACCGGCATCGTGCTGACCAAACTGGATGGCTCGGCCAAGGGCGGGATCATCGTGCAGGTGCAGCGCGAGTTGGGCGTACCCGTGAAGTTGGTCGGACTCGGCGAGGGCGCTGACGACCTGGCCCCGTTCGAGGCCGAGGGATTCGTCGACGCCCTGCTGGGCTGA
- a CDS encoding nitroreductase family deazaflavin-dependent oxidoreductase: MTIEGEYVPSPSAKARNHVEEIEAKGTTEGSDMLGLPIVLLTMKGISGKIRKVPLMRVEHEGRYAAVASMGGAPKNPKWYANLKANPVLTLMDGAETKTFRAREITGDERAEWWERCVAAYPPYADYQEKTERTIPVLVLEPVDS, from the coding sequence ATGACGATCGAAGGTGAATACGTCCCGAGTCCTTCCGCCAAGGCGCGCAACCATGTCGAAGAGATCGAAGCCAAGGGCACGACCGAGGGGTCTGACATGCTCGGCCTGCCCATCGTGCTGCTCACGATGAAGGGCATCTCCGGCAAAATCCGCAAGGTTCCGCTGATGCGGGTCGAACACGAGGGTCGCTATGCGGCGGTGGCCTCGATGGGCGGCGCCCCGAAGAACCCGAAGTGGTATGCGAATCTCAAGGCCAATCCGGTGCTCACTCTCATGGACGGTGCCGAGACCAAGACCTTCCGGGCAAGGGAGATCACCGGCGACGAGCGCGCCGAGTGGTGGGAGCGCTGTGTGGCCGCCTATCCGCCCTATGCGGATTATCAGGAGAAGACGGAGCGCACGATCCCGGTCCTTGTCCTGGAGCCGGTCGACTCCTGA
- a CDS encoding alpha/beta hydrolase gives MADFDSASIDLTTGAKAHYAVAGPVDGPPVILLHGGLPGSSGAAGWRFMIPALAERGFRVYAPDRPGFGKADARPQHWPVRGILSWAEFMEDFVNALGLDTFFLAGNSQGAQVAATYAVRNPERVERMILIASGGFNAVLDIPADQLTKGIPFPQWEGTVESMRSMLESIVYRTESLDDDLIKLRCDAAEIQREAYAAAGAWNRRAMTDPTYRQAHRLTGHLDQLQIPILYLYGKQDVLGPVENAYLQEDRLPNVQFFYPDECGHQGQTDQPEMHHEVFGEFFATGQVSRKLADWAGISTRRPELPGIVAD, from the coding sequence ATGGCCGATTTCGACAGCGCATCCATCGATCTGACCACCGGCGCGAAGGCGCACTACGCCGTCGCCGGACCGGTGGACGGTCCCCCGGTGATCCTGTTGCACGGCGGGCTGCCCGGTTCGTCCGGTGCCGCCGGCTGGCGCTTCATGATCCCGGCGCTCGCCGAGCGAGGGTTTCGTGTGTACGCCCCCGATCGTCCCGGCTTCGGCAAGGCGGACGCCCGACCCCAGCACTGGCCGGTGCGGGGCATCTTGTCGTGGGCGGAGTTCATGGAGGACTTCGTCAACGCCCTCGGCCTCGACACGTTCTTCCTCGCCGGCAACTCCCAGGGTGCGCAGGTCGCGGCCACCTACGCGGTCCGCAACCCCGAGCGGGTCGAGCGCATGATCCTCATTGCATCCGGCGGTTTCAACGCAGTCCTGGACATCCCCGCCGACCAACTGACCAAGGGAATTCCGTTCCCCCAGTGGGAGGGCACCGTCGAGTCGATGCGCAGCATGCTCGAGTCGATCGTCTATCGCACGGAGTCGCTCGACGACGACCTCATCAAGCTGCGCTGCGACGCCGCCGAGATCCAGCGTGAGGCGTACGCCGCAGCGGGTGCCTGGAACCGCCGCGCGATGACCGATCCGACCTATCGGCAGGCCCACCGCCTGACCGGGCACCTGGATCAGCTCCAGATCCCGATCCTCTATCTCTACGGCAAGCAGGACGTGCTGGGCCCGGTCGAGAACGCTTATCTGCAGGAAGACCGCCTGCCCAACGTGCAGTTCTTCTATCCCGACGAGTGTGGCCACCAGGGCCAGACCGATCAGCCGGAAATGCACCACGAGGTGTTCGGCGAGTTCTTCGCCACCGGCCAAGTCTCGCGGAAGCTGGCCGACTGGGCCGGAATCTCGACCCGGCGTCCGGAACTGCCGGGCATCGTCGCCGACTGA
- the smc gene encoding chromosome segregation protein SMC — translation MHLKSLTLRGFKSFASATTLNFEPGITCVVGPNGSGKSNVVDALAWVMGAQAAKSLRGGKMEDVIFAGTSGRAPLGRAEVALTIDNTDGALPIEYTEVTISRTMFRNGGSEYAINGRNVRLLDVQELLSDSGIGREMHVIVGQGQLDSILQATPEGRRGFIEEAAGVLKHRKRKEKALRKLESTEGNLNRLNDLIAEIRRQLKPLGRQAEVARRAAVIQAEVRDARARLLADDLVQATLALESDLADESAIRERRDEVERLLEESRAAEAEAEELMRAAQPAAVAAQETWYALSALRERVSTTMSIAGERVRSATAGQAGEQRPGRDPEQLEAEAAQVAEQERELRAETDRLAAALDEAGRQRGATESAHAAEEKRLNDQLRAIADRREGLARLQGQVASARSRAEAIIAELGRTAEARDAAVARAERARREFTAQETRVAGLDAGEGNLDAEHDAAEEQLEAVEARLTELQQAEQKANADRAAATARLEALRLGLERKDASAALLAASDRVDGLLGSVAGLVQVESGYETAVSAAFGAAADAVAVSDVEAAVQAVDLLRREDLGRAGLLLHGEINDHEVWPRLPDWARYVVDTVACAEQLRPAVARVLRKTAVVDDLAAARRLVEQLPDVTAVTRAGDLVSLWFVTGGTAGGQSLIEAQAAVDDAEQKLIEANHTVERLRFSLGELTRRQSDARAEVERTLARLHESDAAMAALAEELGQLQSTATQASGEAQRLAASMERAEESRATNEAQLTELEARLERASAEEIDDEVDPTERDRLAELARAHRQAEMDARLALRTSEERVRGLSGRADSLRRAAQHERAARAKAEARRRRLEIEAWTAQAVQSAAVTLLAHVEDSRNAAAREKEQAEAARVEADQVVRRARARTRELGDELQKLVDTVHREEMARAQQRMKVDALAERAMTELGLEAETLTSEFGPELLIPVLTRPDGTALTEDDEQPEPVPFVRAQQEKRLAKAEKGLKQLGRINPLALEEFDALQERHQFLSEQLEDLRRTRKDLTDIIAEVDRRVQQVFAEAYADVEVAFEQVFSRLFPGGEGRLVLTEPGEWLTTGVEVEARPPGKKVKRLSLLSGGERSLVAVAFLVALFIARPSPFYILDEVEAALDDTNLGRLLEIYEQLRENSQLLVITHQKRTMEIADALYGVTMRGDGVSTVISQRLRD, via the coding sequence GTGCACCTGAAGTCACTCACGCTGCGCGGCTTCAAGTCCTTCGCATCGGCCACGACGCTCAACTTCGAGCCCGGCATCACCTGTGTGGTCGGACCCAACGGATCCGGCAAGTCGAATGTCGTCGATGCGCTCGCGTGGGTGATGGGTGCCCAGGCCGCCAAGTCGCTCCGCGGCGGCAAGATGGAGGACGTCATCTTCGCCGGCACGTCCGGCCGGGCTCCGCTCGGACGCGCCGAGGTGGCGCTCACGATCGACAACACCGACGGTGCGCTCCCCATCGAATACACCGAGGTCACGATCTCGCGGACGATGTTCCGCAACGGCGGCTCCGAGTACGCGATCAACGGCCGGAATGTACGCCTGCTCGACGTGCAGGAGTTGTTGAGCGACTCCGGCATCGGCCGGGAGATGCACGTCATCGTCGGCCAGGGCCAGCTCGACTCGATCCTGCAGGCGACGCCGGAGGGCCGGCGTGGCTTCATCGAAGAGGCTGCCGGCGTACTCAAACACCGCAAGCGCAAGGAGAAGGCTCTTCGCAAACTCGAGTCGACCGAGGGCAATCTCAACCGGCTCAACGACCTGATCGCCGAGATCCGCCGCCAGCTCAAACCCCTGGGCCGGCAGGCCGAGGTCGCCCGGCGCGCGGCCGTTATCCAGGCGGAGGTGCGGGACGCGCGAGCCCGGCTCTTGGCCGACGATCTGGTGCAGGCCACCCTGGCGCTCGAATCGGACCTGGCCGACGAGTCCGCGATCCGGGAGCGTCGTGACGAGGTCGAGCGGCTGCTGGAGGAGTCCCGGGCCGCCGAGGCCGAGGCCGAGGAACTCATGCGGGCCGCGCAGCCCGCCGCGGTCGCTGCGCAGGAGACCTGGTACGCCCTGTCCGCCCTGCGCGAGCGTGTCAGCACCACGATGTCGATCGCGGGCGAACGCGTCCGCAGCGCGACGGCCGGGCAGGCCGGGGAACAGCGCCCGGGCCGTGATCCCGAGCAGCTCGAGGCCGAGGCCGCCCAGGTGGCCGAACAGGAGCGCGAGCTCCGGGCCGAAACCGACCGACTGGCTGCCGCTCTCGACGAGGCCGGTCGCCAACGAGGCGCGACAGAATCCGCGCACGCCGCCGAGGAGAAGCGACTCAACGACCAGCTCCGCGCCATCGCCGACCGACGGGAAGGCCTCGCCCGGCTGCAGGGCCAGGTGGCCTCCGCACGGTCCCGTGCCGAGGCGATCATCGCCGAACTGGGTCGCACGGCTGAAGCCCGCGATGCAGCTGTGGCCCGCGCCGAGCGCGCCCGAAGGGAGTTCACCGCCCAGGAAACCCGGGTGGCCGGGCTCGACGCCGGTGAGGGCAACCTCGATGCGGAACACGACGCCGCCGAAGAGCAACTCGAAGCCGTCGAAGCCCGGCTCACCGAGCTGCAGCAGGCGGAACAAAAGGCCAACGCGGATCGGGCCGCAGCCACCGCGCGGCTCGAGGCGCTGCGCCTCGGGCTCGAGCGCAAGGACGCCTCGGCCGCGCTGCTGGCGGCGAGCGATCGTGTCGACGGCCTGCTCGGCTCGGTGGCCGGTCTGGTCCAGGTCGAATCCGGCTATGAGACGGCGGTGTCGGCTGCCTTCGGTGCGGCCGCCGATGCGGTGGCGGTGTCCGACGTCGAGGCCGCGGTGCAGGCCGTGGACCTGTTGCGCCGCGAGGATCTCGGACGTGCCGGTCTGCTCCTGCATGGTGAGATCAACGATCACGAGGTGTGGCCCCGACTTCCAGACTGGGCGCGCTATGTGGTCGACACCGTGGCGTGTGCCGAGCAACTCCGCCCCGCGGTCGCGCGGGTCCTCCGCAAGACTGCGGTCGTCGACGACCTGGCGGCCGCCCGTCGGCTGGTCGAACAACTGCCGGATGTCACCGCCGTGACCCGCGCCGGCGACCTGGTGTCGCTCTGGTTCGTCACGGGCGGCACGGCCGGCGGCCAGTCGCTCATCGAGGCCCAGGCCGCCGTTGACGACGCCGAACAGAAACTGATCGAAGCCAATCACACGGTGGAACGGCTGCGGTTCTCCCTGGGCGAGCTCACGCGTCGCCAGTCCGATGCCCGGGCCGAGGTGGAGCGTACGCTCGCCCGCCTCCACGAATCCGACGCCGCCATGGCGGCCCTCGCCGAGGAGCTCGGCCAGCTGCAGTCCACCGCGACCCAGGCCTCGGGCGAAGCCCAGCGGCTCGCCGCGTCGATGGAGCGTGCGGAGGAGTCCCGCGCGACCAACGAGGCCCAGCTCACCGAGCTCGAGGCCCGGCTCGAACGCGCCTCCGCCGAGGAGATCGACGATGAGGTCGACCCCACCGAGCGCGATCGACTCGCGGAGCTCGCGCGCGCCCACCGACAGGCCGAAATGGACGCGCGCCTGGCCCTGCGTACCTCCGAGGAACGCGTCCGCGGCCTCTCCGGCCGGGCCGACTCGCTGCGCCGCGCAGCCCAACACGAACGCGCCGCGCGCGCCAAGGCCGAGGCCCGCCGCCGACGGCTCGAGATCGAGGCCTGGACGGCCCAGGCGGTGCAGTCCGCCGCGGTCACGTTGTTGGCACATGTCGAAGATTCCCGGAATGCGGCGGCCCGGGAGAAGGAACAGGCCGAGGCGGCGCGGGTGGAGGCTGACCAGGTCGTACGCCGCGCCCGGGCGCGCACGCGCGAGTTGGGCGATGAGCTGCAGAAACTCGTCGACACAGTCCACCGCGAGGAGATGGCCCGCGCTCAGCAGCGCATGAAGGTCGACGCGCTGGCCGAACGTGCGATGACCGAGCTCGGTCTCGAGGCCGAAACGCTGACGTCAGAGTTCGGCCCCGAACTGCTCATCCCGGTGCTCACCAGGCCCGATGGCACGGCGCTGACCGAGGATGACGAGCAGCCGGAGCCCGTGCCCTTCGTCCGCGCGCAGCAGGAGAAGCGACTGGCGAAAGCGGAGAAGGGCCTCAAGCAGCTGGGGCGGATCAATCCGCTCGCGCTGGAGGAGTTCGATGCGTTGCAGGAGCGCCACCAGTTCCTGTCGGAGCAGCTGGAGGATCTCCGCCGCACCCGCAAGGACCTCACCGACATCATCGCCGAGGTTGACCGCCGGGTGCAGCAGGTGTTCGCTGAGGCGTACGCCGACGTCGAAGTCGCGTTCGAGCAGGTCTTCTCCCGGCTCTTCCCGGGCGGGGAGGGCCGGCTCGTGCTGACCGAACCGGGGGAGTGGCTCACCACCGGCGTCGAAGTCGAGGCCCGTCCGCCTGGCAAGAAGGTGAAGCGGCTGTCGCTGCTGTCCGGCGGCGAACGCTCGCTCGTGGCGGTGGCGTTCCTGGTCGCGCTGTTCATCGCCCGCCCGAGCCCGTTCTATATTCTCGACGAGGTCGAGGCGGCGCTCGACGACACCAACCTCGGGCGGCTGCTCGAGATCTATGAGCAGCTGCGGGAGAACTCCCAGCTGCTCGTCATCACCCACCAGAAGCGCACGATGGAGATCGCCGATGCGCTCTATGGCGTCACGATGCGCGGCGACGGAGTCTCCACCGTCATCTCCCAGCGACTCCGCGACTGA
- a CDS encoding GtrA family protein has protein sequence MKRITDYVFVRHRHNWIQLIRFGLVGGSGVLVNLLVTVIGNKLFPHYQGVAIDLPFTDFNIRWYHVITTVAFLVANTWNFQLNRSWTFKSSKHANWFKEFFPFLATGLVAYAFGQIIITLLLKHGSPLELKHWFPFLDDSTGLRTALYWANLVQIIITMPINFVVNKLWTFRAVRDKRKVHDLPMVAPAVAPEVVDEEGRPLPNGERDQGRRPGASTRD, from the coding sequence GTGAAAAGGATCACTGACTACGTCTTCGTCCGCCACCGCCACAATTGGATCCAGCTGATCCGGTTCGGGCTGGTCGGCGGTTCTGGCGTTCTCGTGAACCTGCTGGTCACTGTCATCGGCAACAAGCTCTTCCCGCACTATCAGGGTGTGGCGATCGACCTGCCGTTCACCGATTTCAATATTCGGTGGTATCACGTGATCACCACGGTGGCCTTCCTTGTCGCCAATACCTGGAACTTCCAGCTGAACCGGTCGTGGACGTTCAAGTCGAGCAAGCACGCGAACTGGTTCAAGGAGTTCTTCCCGTTCCTGGCGACCGGCCTGGTGGCGTACGCCTTCGGCCAGATCATCATCACGCTGCTGCTCAAACACGGCTCCCCGCTCGAACTCAAGCACTGGTTCCCGTTCCTCGACGACTCCACGGGTCTGCGGACCGCGCTCTATTGGGCGAACCTGGTCCAGATCATCATCACGATGCCGATCAACTTCGTGGTCAACAAACTCTGGACATTCCGGGCGGTGCGGGACAAACGCAAGGTCCATGATCTGCCGATGGTCGCTCCTGCAGTGGCGCCCGAGGTGGTCGACGAGGAGGGCCGCCCGCTGCCCAACGGCGAACGCGATCAGGGCCGCCGGCCCGGGGCATCGACCAGGGACTGA